The Gorilla gorilla gorilla isolate KB3781 chromosome 11, NHGRI_mGorGor1-v2.1_pri, whole genome shotgun sequence genome contains the following window.
TGGCCTCTGGGGACTTATGAGAAGAACTGAGATGGTGAACAAGCCCCCTGGCTATTTCAGCTCTCCTGGGCTGGATGACCCATGAGGGGCAGATGACTCACTGGGGGAAATTGTGAACTTGATGGGAATGGATGAAGAagcagcaagaaaatggaaagtggCAGAGTGCTTTACAGTGACATACTTGTCAATTCTAATTATCCATACAAATAGATTTCAATGCAAAGTGgtgagtaatttaaaaaaatccatttgccTATGGAAATGAGGGGCATAATTTATTTTGGCAGCAGATTCCCCTtgctaattatatttttcataggatgaaatttaaattaattttcattcttGATCCCATAGGAGCTGGATGTTGGTGGGAAGTTGTGGGAGTTTTCCCGGGAGTAAGAGGGCTGCCAGGTCAAGCATTTGCCAAAAATAGGCATAAGTGGGACAGTCTCCATGTGGGAAAGCACTGCAAAGAATGGGAGAGTGAACACAAAACCAAGAAGTCTGGCAAGCGTTTGGTTCAGAAAAGATGTAGAAATGTAGAAATGTCCCAGTCACTGTTGCCATCCCAGGAACAGGAACAAGTCCATGTCAGTTATGTCCTACTTGGTAAAAAGTAGAAGGTGACTCACAAGCAACAACTATGGGCCATTTTTGGTTTAAGTTACTTGTCAGTGCTTTGGATGTCTTCTAATGATTTATCTCTAACTCTTGTCCATCttttggggctctgcagttctAGTCAGGAACTACTTCAAACACCAGTCTGTAACAGGCAACAATTAAATATCACCGCACTTCTGTTTTATCCGCCCCTGTTCCTAGCAAGGGCAGGAAGAAATGTGCCTACAAGAGACACAGGGGGAAAAGGGGAGAAAATAATTCACCATTGATATAATTGATATAATTTCATAATTAAACCCAATTTTATATCAATTCACCATTGATATAATTTCATAATTAAACCCAAATTTGAGAACATCCTTCATTTGGAGTTCTATACGTATTTCTTCCCTGAATCAACCTAACACTAACGGCTTCCCAAGAAACCAACATTTTGATTTCAAAGCTCATTTGAAGAGGAAAAGAACATAAGTGAGACAGGAAATAATCCTGGGAGAGAAAGCTCCTGGAAAGCATAACCTTTGCAAAAGTTACTAATTTAGAAAACTTTGCAGGCGGAGGGCAAAATATGCATGTTTCTTATTAGCATCAAAATACCATTTAGAATAGAATTCTTCAATTAAGGATGTTAAAATTGTAACATTTCGCAGAACTTAATAAGATGATAACAATTTGTgtaattattgtattattttctgcCATTTTATCACCGTGGTACCATTTTAATGGGATAGTATTTGATGCTTTTTTATTAgcagacatgattttttttttttagaccatgTGACACTGGGTGAAGAGAATACCCACAACTTAAATTAAAATACCCATACTAAAATGGTCATATTAAAATGGTTCACGATGAAGGTATATGATCTCATtaattttgttaatgatttttatttttgtccagTGATAGCTAAATAGGAGCCTAGAGCTGTCTTTCTTTGAGACTTTTCATTTCCGAAAATTATCTAAATCTACAGGAAGGAAGAACTTGAAACATGTAGCAAGCATAGTGTACCTCTTTCTGACTTACTGACTTAATACCAAGGCAGTCTTTCTAGGAGATGCCTTTTCCCTATTTTATaatgattttatataatttaaataaaagtacCAAGTAACATGGCCCTTGTCTAAATTACACAAAAATTAGAGCTAAGTGGTCTATCAACAATGGCAGAATTGGGGATATAAGCTTCTAATTAAGGctctgaaataagaaaaaatttaattcagACAAACATTAACAGgacttttaaacatattttagaatGTTTCTAGCAATACAAACTGCACAATGAATATGCAGTTACCAGTGAACTAAGCGGAGGTTTGCTACACATGTGGATTTGTTATATGTATGGAAataatctattattattatatattagaaTACTAAAAATGCCTTAGGACTCTCATAACTATATATAATCTTAGTTTGTAAAGAACAAAAGTTGGTGGTATAGTATGTCATAAGGTTTCAAACAGTggttttatttagaaaaagagtgtgATACGTAGTGCATTGCATATAGACATTGTTTTCATCCAAAATAACTGCTATGAAAACAATTCTTTGCAACACACTTTAAAATAAGCAGACGGTGAATTTACCTTGAGCCCTAGTGGGGGGAAATTCTCTTCAACTCTGAATTTTAGAAGGTTCATGGGTATTCACATCAATGTGCTGTGGTGTTAAAATACATCTCATTTTGCATCTAATCTCCTTCCTATATAGGCTGATAACATATAATAAATGAGTTTTCCCTCCTATTCTTGTACTAGTCACAAAGGAGTCTATAGCAACGTCCTTTGTGAAATTAGTAATTTTAGCCCAATCCATGCTGATGATTATAGAGATGAAACAAAAAGCactgcattttacatttaaaaaaatgactagCTGGTCAACTATCCAGGTTAATAACATTTCTCTGTAAGGAAAAGCTTCTCAGCATGACTAATTTGTCTTTCAGCTAACTGGAAAAATCATCATATGGATTATGTATATGTGGGGTCGTTAGGGAATCTTTGTACTTCACAGAAAATAATTAGAGTGTTTCTTGCAGATATTCTGGAAAGACCAAAGGACCCTGTGAAAGACTGCAGATGAGAGAGGAAAAGCATGGCAAATAACCTTAGCATTAGGaagtaataagaaaataaaaatgaaattgtgaCAGCCAAACAtaaagtctttttgttttttggtatttcTGTACAGTGAAGATATACCCTAGGCTGTCAGGACCATATTAAATGGGGCATAGTTAAATTGAGTGCCTCTGATAAGGGGCTCTGCCAGGCTATCAAAGTTTTCCATCAGCTGGATTGAATTTCCAGCATATTGCACATTTTCACACGttcattctctcttcctcctttcagtGACACCACAAGGGCAGCCTTAGATATGCTTATAATTTGTGGTTTTATAATGCAGGGGACATCTGTGTTTTCAAAGAAGGGATGATACCATGGAAGCCAAGAGCAGAAATGggatgagggaaagaaaaaaaaaaaaacttttgcaaCGAACATAATCTGCATACAATTTTGGAGAGTTTGTAAAAAAGACCTTATGGCTCTGTAGAGTCAAGAGCtatttgaataaaaaaatttaaacatccaTTTCTCTCAAATTAAACTCTGTGAAACTTGAAGGAAATCTAAACATCAATAAGTATTTATAGCTAATAATTAATAACTAACAATGTCAACCATGGTCACTTTAAAATCTCCTCTACTCTTGAATGACTCCAGAAAATAATGCAGGGAAATATTTCAAGTTTTCCCTCAGAAAACTGTAGTATGTACTATATTTTAATAAGCTCTTTATTAGAGTACAGAAAGATATGGATATAGTAATTCtgtaaagagaattttttttgtgtttaagTGCTCTGGAACTTGCCAAAAGGAACAATGAATACTATCAAATTATTTACACAAGTACATGAAGAATGTACAGAGAGTAAGTGCAATTTaaggtaattttaaaacaaaaatgttaactgAAACTAGTACACcccaggaaaatataaaaatactctttcatttattttttatttattttttttgagaaggagtttcgctctgtcacccaggctggagtgcagtggcacaatctcggctcactgcaagctctgcctcctgggttcacgccattctcctgcctcagcgtcccaagtcgctgggactacaggcgcccgccaccatgcctggctaattttttgtatttttagtagagacagggtttcaccttgttagctaggatggtctcgatctcctgaccttgtgatccgcccgccttggcctcccaaagtactgggattacaggtgtgagccaccgcacctggccttattttttaatttttaaaaagaagtctaCTCCCTGAGTTCTGGACCTCACAATAGACTAAATGATAGGGAGCCAAGTTCCAAAAAAGATTTCTTAGTCTTAATAGCCTCTGTCTAAGTTGCATGAATTGGTACATACAACTTTCATAAAACATGAACAATGCTTAAATCAAATCATCAAAACAGGCAATACTCTCTTAAATTGTTTAgcacttttacttttaaaatcatgttCATTCCTTTTCGGTTGCTGGTGATATTAGAAATAATCATCAAAACAAATTTCCAGCCCAGTGGTGTAATTTGAAGATGATACCAGTAGCATCATTTGCCTGGACTCACTGCGATTATACTCAACGTTCTGAAAACAGCTGGGAAAAGCAGCATTTCCTGAGAGCCAGGCCCACTCGAGGTCCAGCTGCCAGCTCTCTGCTGCAGTTGTCACCAGGATTTCGCTCTCTTTTTACAAATCCTTTTTCACTGACCTTTTCTTTCCCCCAGTTGCAATCTCTTACCCATACACTTTCATTAGCAAACGGTAGAAAGACCCCAGCCAGAACATCTCAGATTGTAGCACTTGATACCAGGATGGTGGAGCACTTACCAGGGAGTCTTTTGGTACTTCCATATCGGCTttgattttcatgtttttcttgtgGTTTCCTTGAGTGCTGATAGAGCTGCCGATGAGACAGGAGCCCTGAGAGCTGCCCTTTAACACACTCCTGCAGGAAGCATTACTTGATCCACTTTCTGTCTGTGGAGCTGCTTTCTTATCAACTCTGCAGGTAGAAAGTGATTCCTCTGATAAGTTACCTTGCTCCTTCTTCAATCACTCTCCTTTTCctaatctttttaatatttaaagtaacCTCTTTGTAGCTCTTTGTCTTTAAACCTTTGAGGGATAAGGGTTTCTCATGGGCCTTGATCAAATCTTCAAATATTCTAGTAGCATGTCAATTTAGATTTGACAATatcataatgtattttttatttttgtgatttcttGTGGAGAGGGGCAAAATAAAAACCACTGAAGAGTGATTACTAACTACATTTTTAGCTTAAGAGCAgcaagaaatataattatttctggAAAGTTTCCAAGTATATGTTTGCTAGGTATAATCAATGAAATCGGCATGCTTTAAAACGTATGtgtaattttcttccatttcacgCCATCTGGGTACATTCATAGCTCCTAGTGTAGGTGGAATTGCTATCAACCCTGATAAAACTTACCATTCTTTAATTTCAAAGACCATTGGTTTGGTTAACAAAGTAACATGGACTAAATGATCATTTTATTGCTAACTTGTATTTCATTGTTTAAATTCTGGCTAATGTATAAAAGACTGCTACTATTCATTTCTGCCTGTATGAAAAAACATGCTTGACTGGCCTTTAATGCACAGGAAGCAAACAACTCTTTTTAAGGTGGTGGAGGGACCCCTCTACATTGCTACCTGCTTTTCCAGTGAGTTACCTGTTCAAGAGTTCCGTCATGAAGGTGTCTTTCGTTGAACATGCAACAGGGCTGTGTCTATTCCTTGGTTCAATCTTCAGTTGGTTGTAAATGTCTTGTGGTGTTCTCTGATTATTTTTGCTTTGTAAACCGCCATCCGGGTTATCTGCTGACTTGGTGTCCTTGATAAGCTCATTTTCTGTCTCACACTGTAGTTCaggcttctttttctctttttttctttctgattttagttGTCTGTTTCCAAACCCCAAGACTTTTGcatctttcttttctactttggTTTTGGAGATGTCCATTTTCCTGCTACTCAGAGCTGGAAGTCTACTCTTCCGAAAACCAAACCAGCTGGCAAAAGAAGGCCCAGGCTTCTGCTTTGCTTCCACAGAGGTGGGCTTTGTTTGCACTTGGcccttttccacattttcctgaaTGCACAACATGACCTTTTCTTCGATTGTGGGTGAGAGGGGGGCTTCTGAACTCATAGCATCAGTCGCGGTTGCAGAGGCATCTGGATGCCTTCCAGAAGTTTCTAGCTTGGATGTACTGCTTGTTTCAAAAGTGCTTAGATGCTGAGTCCTCCCTGGGCTCTGCAGGGCTTCAGGGCAGTCTGTTGGGGGGGGTGGGCACCTGCGGTGGTCACTGCCTGGTTCCCCAAGTACAGCCACATTGGCACTGGGGCACTCTCCCTGGGTGAAGGCCTGCTGGTCTTCCTTTCCAGGTGGGATGAGGAGTCCCTCAGACTTTGGAGGGATCCTCAAAGGCAACTTACTTGGGCTCCCATGCTGACTGCTGAAGCTGCCTGAGCTCCCCAGGGAGCCCTGCCTGGAGGAGGGGTGCCCCGAGGGCCTCCCAACACTGGGGAGACTCTCCAACATGGGAGCAGAAGGGGCCTTGTTGGGAGAGCTTTCCGTGGAAGAGTTCTGCCGGGTAAGAGAATTGCCTCTCTCGGCGGTATTGGTAATGATCTGAGTTCGGACTTTGCCTGACCCTTCCATGGGGGGCGTAGAAGGCTTGTCTCCTGAGTGTGTACTGAAGCTCTGGCTGCGGGCTTTGGCGCCATTCATACCCAGAGCTGGTTTTAGGTGTGGTTTGCTGGAGGAAAGGGATCTTCTCATGGATCTATTATCTACCCCATCCCTTCCATCACTCCCAGGGATGCTACTTTCCAATGGCTCTTGTAGTGCTGTTTCCAGGGGAAGCCCATCAGCTAAACTGCCCTGTGCTTGTGAATCCAGTAGGGTCACATTTCTTTCACCCGCTGTGATCTCCATGCTTGCTGGATTCTTGGAGTCCTCTGGCTTAGACTTGTTCACAGCCACGGAACTTTTGGAGGCTTCATTTAAACTGTCTTTTTCATGTTTCCCTGGCACGGTGGAActtttcctgagcagctggggagACTTCATGAGCACTTTGAGTCCCACCGGAAGGCGAGTTTTCAGTCCTTTCTCATGAGCACTTTGACAACCATGAGGGCTGTTATGGCTTTTGGAGGGTGATGAGGACGATGAGGAACTGCTGACCTGAGATGATGGTGACTCATTTACCCCTAAGAAGGAAGGCTTGGGGGGTGTGGAGGCGCTGTCATTCAATTGTCCTTTTCTCCCTGGAGATACACTTTTGGAGGACGTCATTTCCAGTGGCTCATGGGTTGAAGGAGAGATCCTGGGAGTCTGTAATCCTATGTCCATTTGTGGGGTCCCAAGTGTTTGGCGAGGAGAGGTTTTGGGGACACCTCTCTTCGGAGAGACCTTTGGAGGCCCCAGAGCCATTACGGTGAAGGAGCTGGAGGGGGCATGAGCAGGGCATCGGGTTTGAATGACTGCTTCTGGGGAGGGCATAGGGTGAGTGAAGATAGGCTTTTTGAAGGCCACAGAAGGTTTCTTCCTCTGCACTTCTGTCGTGGCCGGATTAGAAGAAATAACCGGAGCAGAGGTTCCTTTCAGCAGCGGGGATTTGAATGGGGTCCTTGCTGTTTCACTGGGGACCCTGGTTTCGGACTTGGTGGATGAAGGTGCTGGTGAATAGTCATAGCTGGGCCTGGCGAGCAGGGAGACGGACCTGCCtggagggggtggaggggaaggggatTTTGCTCCTGCCTCCGGCCCAGAGCCACAGTGTTCATCCCTCGTGGGGGGCTCTCCACTGTCACTAGACTCAATGGCAGGCCTTGACCGTGACCCTGGAGTCTGACTCTTGGGGCACTGGACCCAGTCCCTCCTGCTGGGCATCCTGGAGCTGTGCGGAAGTTGGGCGGGATGTTTTGGAATGTGTGGATCTGGTCGTAATTCAAAGAGGGGCCCTGAGCTCTCAGTCCTCATGAATCGTGAGAGTTTCCCAGGAGCTAAGGCTGGTGATTTTTCAAGAGTCACCAGGCCAGATGAAGGGAGTAGTGTGGTGGCTTCGGGCTCCATTAGTTTTGATTTCTGAGGTGAAGACTTGCCCCTGGCAGGTATTTTTGTCAGATTTTGCTTTTGATAGATGCCCATGGGCGCCGAAGACCTGTAATTACTCTGGCATGATATATTGTGTGTTGGTTTGACCAGCTTTTGCTGCTGAGGATTTTGTATCACTGTCCTGGAGCTGAAAGATTCAGTGGACACCCTGGGAACATTATCTACATTATCTTTTGGAATGTTTTTCTCAGTGTCCTCTTCAGACCTTTTAAAGAAAGTATAGTCTCTTGCAGCAGCTCGTGGCTGTAAACAAGCAATTCCCTGAGGTAAAAGCTCAGTATGTTCTGCCTTGGGTCCAGCAGGAGTTGAATTGATGGAAATCTCATTTCTGGTAACAGTGACAACCCCAGTCTGGTGAGAGCTGAATTCAATGGGCTCACCATCTTCCGCATCAAATATCACAGTCACACATTCTTCTGAAGAAGTCCTTTTTACAACTCTTTGCTGCTTAATGAAACTAAAAGTCTTTGGCCTAGTCTCTGAAGGGATGGGCACttgtttttcctcctcttcaGGAGACTCACATAGAGATTTTCCAAACCCCACAAGGACATCCAGGTTCTCCACCGACTTATCGGTGTCGGCAGCCAATGACACGTCTGAAGGACTTTTCTCATCACTGCTCTCTATGTGCAGCTCATCAAGCGTTTCATTGTCATCAGTGTCTGAAAGCTGGAGGTTGAGAGCCATGCGGCCATGGCCTTGGCCCTGTGGGCCCCTCTCCCTCTGTACCTGAGGCATCTGCACACTTGGGCACAGCTTCATCTCTAAGGGACAGCTGCTGGCGCAACTTGTCAGCTTTTCAGGCCTTTCCTTGGGATAAACTGAGGATGTGCCTTCTAGAaagtgttttctgtttgtctccCAGCCAAACAGACTGTCAGAAACACTGTGGGTTAATTTACTGCCATGTGGCCTGCAGCTCTGCTTTGGAACTGCTTGGAGCAATGCTAAGGTGGAGGAGTCATCGTCCGCATCATCGTGGGAATCTAGATCATAAACAAATGTCTTGTGGGGTTCCTTGCAGGGGCTCCCCAGGTCAGCTGTTTTGCAGGGGGGATACTCCTTGAGGCTGCTACTTTTAATTCCAGGAGAATATATTCCTTCATTCGAGTTCATGCAATCTTTATAACCCCATTTGGTTATCACTGATGGGGGTTCAAGTAACACTTTTCGCTTCTGTAGCTTTCTTAGCCCTTCCAAAATGTGGCTTTCCTTGATACGAGTTGGAGGTAGTTCATTTGTAGGACTAGCAAAGCCACTTGGGAGCGAAGAATCAATACTTAGCCTTTTATCCCAGTTTTGTGATGATTGCTAGGAAAGAAAAGTAGACATCAGAAATGATTGAACCATGTAGATCACAAAGATATAAAAGGAAAAGTACATCATGAGACTTAATTTGTGCTAGTGGTTGGTAAGTATTCAcatataaatgcctacattaattagctaattaatttattcacaaactatgcagcAAACATTGATTTTGCCAGGTCCTGTGCTACGAAGCACAGTAATCTAAAGAAACAGAAGGTAAAGTCCCTGTCTTCATGGGAGGAATCCCAGTGGGGAGAGGAGAATTGGCCACAACTAACTGTATGTCAAGGGAGAAAATGGGAAGTGCAAATGTTGTAAGTACTCTGGAGATTCAGAGGAGGGAGGCCACAGACAGGTCTATTTGGAGAAAGGCATATAggaaaggtatatatatatttttcttttaaacttaccTAGCTCTTGAAAGACACATAGGTTTGCCTTAGGTTAAAAGTGGGGGAAATTATTTCCAGGTGGGAGAAATGGGGTGGGCAAAGACCTAAGTCAGAAAGTACATTCAAGGTACAATGAGGGAATGACTAGAAGATGATATGGCCTTATTGCAGAGTGTCTATGAGAGGTGCAGAGGGTAAAGCTGGGAAAGTAAGTTGGTCGATATCTTTATGCTCACATTTGATAGTTCTGTGACTTCGTAACTTTATTTGGTAGACAATAGATATCTATGAAAATTTTCTTAAGttactacacacatacacatacacatacacatacacatacacatacacacatacacagcagCTGGGCATTCGCTGTTAGAACCTGATAGTAATTATTTACCTACCAAATTTAGAAAGGTCAATTTCCTGCCCATCACCCTTCCCAAATGCCAGCCTCAGCTTTGGAAAAGTGTATGGGAAATGACATAGAGAAAAGGCTGTGCTCtacatattcatatttttttcatagtaTTGCTAATAAGAAAtggaaggggggaaaaaaaagctaacatttactgagcctcTGCTGTACACCAGCCATTTACAGGGTGCTTTCACTCCATCTTCAGAACAGACAACTGAGACTCATTGTTGGGTCTGTTGGAGATCACACAGAAAGAGCTGGAGCAAAGGTATGACCTCTGGTTTCTCAGGATCTCTCTATAGTACGTCGGTTTTGACTCAGTTCAAAAGTGGCCGTGAGGGGacatgaacccaggcagtctggccccAGAGCTTGCAGTCCTAACTGATGCTATATATAAAGCCAAGCTTAGCCCCTCTTCTCCCCTTTACCTTAGTCAGTGTCATAATAGAGATCACAGGTTACCCCACATTATTTCTTAAATGGTACTTGCAGAGTTTAAGGGGCTGACCTAATGATTTCTTAAGAAGGCtatatgggccaggcgcagtggctcacacctataatcccaggactttgggagaccgaggcaggtggatcacaaggtcaagagttcgagaccagcctgacccatatggtgaaaccccatctctactaaaaatacaagaattagctgtgcatgttggcgggtgcctgtaatcccagctactcaggaggctgaggcatgagaatcgcttgaacctgggaggcggactttgcagtgagctgagattgcaccactgcactccctcccaggtgacagagcgagactccgtttcaaaaaaaaaaagggggctatATGATTAATGGTAAAGAGCTTCAAGAGAAGGCTCTGGGTTTCAGAAATGCACTCTATACCAGTTTTGGCTACATCAatctcctccctgccccacacGCTTATGTGCAGTGGTTGAAAAACATGTCAGAAACTTCCATTTGAATCTGGGCTTCTTAGTACACTGTAAACATTTGCTCACATCTAAGGCATTTTCATGAAAATTACTCTTGCTATCAACAACGcacacatttatttgtttttaaatcaaattataaattttctttagGAAATTCTCCACCGTCAGAAGTTGCTGGCAGTAGATGATATTCGGTGATGCTGCCCCACTTCCTCTTCCCTGTACCATTACAAACTCCTTTAGAAATCAGAAGAAATCCCATTAGTGAATCTGGGTATTATAGCTCCACCAGAAAGGAGCTGCCACAGTGTAAGTTTCTAATAATTTCCATGATCCTGATAGTCATGTTGACAATAAATAAGAGAAACCAGGCCAAAGTACCCCACAAGAGCTTGAAAAATGTGGATCTGTTTGACCCCCAAGAAGACATGCTCAACTGCTGTCTTGCCTCCTTTCTGCCATTCTGGAGCCTGCCCGGTGCTGCACGGCGACTTGCCCCAGAGCCAGTGGCTGCAAACCTCCCAGGGTCCAGGCTCTCTGCCTGGTGAGATTAGCCACATTCCTCCTTCAGTCCTCTATAGGAGGTTATAGTATCTAACAACTGGAGAAAAGTCTAGGCCAATCTTGAAGCTTGGGGGTAGGAGACACATGAATGCCCCGTGGGAGTGATGGTGGGGAGGAGTTGGCATTTCCCACAGGCAGATCCGTCCTTTGCTGCGAAAGTTGGAAGAGAGTTGCTCTTGGGAAGCAGTGTGGTTGACTAAAAAATGCTGTTGCTGAGGTGCAGGCCTGTGTTTAATGTCCACAGTCCTCTTCCATTTCTTGACTGGACGAgaatcttatatatatttttttttctaaagggcGTCTTGGTCTTAATGGGAACAAACTGATCTCAATAATTGAAGCAACCTCACCACGTTTCAGGCTGATTCAACAAGGCCAGTATAAAAGAACAATTAAGAATGTAGGTTCTGGAGCCTTCTGGAGCCTGGCTCTGCCATGTACTGCCTGTGGCATCTTGGTTCAGTTATTTAACTTCTTAGCACCTCAGTGTCCTCTTCTGTGAAACGGGGAGAATAGGAGAGCCTACTTAATAGGCAACTGGGAGCATTACATGATCTAATGCTTCTGAAGTCCTTAAAAGGCTGTGCTGCCTATGGTAATTTCTCATCGACTACAGCCACATTCCTCTGTAGGGCAGGCTAGTGCATTTCATGCAGGCTTCCTTTCTGTTTGTAcacaagtatttaaaaaaacatacttGTGAGCTCAAAAAGCGCAATCAATCATATATTAATTGTTACATAATTAATATTCGAATTCAAATTCATATGATACAAGTTTATTATGTAAGTTAATACTACATGAGTACCTAGCACAAAGTAAGAAACTGCAGGAAGTTTCTTAAGTAATACACATTTCAAATGTCTTCATGGATCTGGGTCTGGCTTGTTAGGTCCCTGAGAAACAAGACAGTTCACTGTGAGATATGACAGGTGTACTGGTACTCCATGACCATGACAGAGCCCTATTAAGGATCCAGAGAAGAGCCACCTGAGTGTCCATGAAGTGCCTTACGAACCTTCTTTCTCCTCATTCAGGGGAGAGATTGCCTTAGAACATCAAAAGCTACTGTAATTGGAAGAATTccagccaaaaaataaaagaaagtgaaaagcctttgagagggagagagacaaagaggtgTGAAAGTGAAAAGAGCAGAGCGAGGGGCTCTGGGAGCCAGGGATATTCACAAAGCGAGGAAACATCCCTGACCATCTTTCCAGTCTGTTCCAAACCAGGCTCGGAGCAGTCATTATTCAGAGCACCTAACAACTCCTTAGAGGGAGCAATTTTGATAATGCAGCAGGCTCTGTACTTTGCATTGGAAGTCTGAGTCCCAGGGAATAAGCCCTAAATGCAAACTTGAAATCTTCTGAGTTCTTGTTCAGAGGATGACAAAGCTACTCCCTCATCAATATCTCCTGGGAGTCCTGGATTTTTCTTGGTTTCTACACTGCTAAAACCATGAACTAAATTTACACAAATGGTAGAAAAATGACCTCCAAATACTCTGATCCAGGGTTTCTATTCTCATgtgctctttccttttctccaacATTAGGGAATGGATGAAACAGCTATTTCAAATATTTCCCTTACATCAGTGTACAAAGACGTCTACTCAAAGCACAAAGGAATCTCCAGCTTTGCGAGTCCACTGTGCAGATGGGAGTCATTCTAGTAGTAGTAATTATTAAAAATCCTGGTAAAGGAAATCTTGGCATGTATATAAGTAGAAATATGCCTACCTACACTGAAGTTGTGGTCTCTGTCATCTCACCACGCTGCCCTCCAATTTATAGTCAAATAGTGTTTTATGAGGCTATAGCATTGATGAAAGGATGTCAATATAATACATGAGCAGGTGCTCAGCAAATGGTGGCTTCCTTCTTACCCCTCCCACCTGCCCTTCATCTCCATGACCAAATCCTACCAGAAGAGGATTCTTTTCTGGTTCAGTCTGATGCCACAGTGCCTTACCCTTTTCCTGAG
Protein-coding sequences here:
- the NCKAP5 gene encoding nck-associated protein 5 isoform X3, with the protein product MEGKRQLEKRDFGKRLSLDSSLVEYMDSNKYIEHLLTQLEEQHRSLWREKLAVARLQREVAQRTSEGAMHEKLIHELEEERHLRLQSEKRLQEVTLESERNRIQMRGLQQQFSRMEETVRNLLQSQGSPEQKKEETVNIMVYQEKLSEEERKHKEALEDLHMVVDEDSRSESSSTDEGKEKTKLLLERLKALEAENSALALENENQREQYERCLDEVANQVVQALLTQKDLREECVKLKTRVFDLEQQNRTLSILFQQRVRPTSDLLLQKLHSRLLDLSSGDLLSEVERNRSLTQSRTDAEPLLRAVLLFQEHQLNTKSALKCPGLGAVIPGHLCPRNSYSSSSELSLSSTCSEYSSGSSYTWHDGKNLRKRQSSQNWDKRLSIDSSLPSGFASPTNELPPTRIKESHILEGLRKLQKRKVLLEPPSVITKWGYKDCMNSNEGIYSPGIKSSSLKEYPPCKTADLGSPCKEPHKTFVYDLDSHDDADDDSSTLALLQAVPKQSCRPHGSKLTHSVSDSLFGWETNRKHFLEGTSSVYPKERPEKLTSCASSCPLEMKLCPSVQMPQVQRERGPQGQGHGRMALNLQLSDTDDNETLDELHIESSDEKSPSDVSLAADTDKSVENLDVLVGFGKSLCESPEEEEKQVPIPSETRPKTFSFIKQQRVVKRTSSEECVTVIFDAEDGEPIEFSSHQTGVVTVTRNEISINSTPAGPKAEHTELLPQGIACLQPRAAARDYTFFKRSEEDTEKNIPKDNVDNVPRVSTESFSSRTVIQNPQQQKLVKPTHNISCQSNYRSSAPMGIYQKQNLTKIPARGKSSPQKSKLMEPEATTLLPSSGLVTLEKSPALAPGKLSRFMRTESSGPLFELRPDPHIPKHPAQLPHSSRMPSRRDWVQCPKSQTPGSRSRPAIESSDSGEPPTRDEHCGSGPEAGAKSPSPPPPPGRSVSLLARPSYDYSPAPSSTKSETRVPSETARTPFKSPLLKGTSAPVISSNPATTEVQRKKPSVAFKKPIFTHPMPSPEAVIQTRCPAHAPSSSFTVMALGPPKVSPKRGVPKTSPRQTLGTPQMDIGLQTPRISPSTHEPLEMTSSKSVSPGRKGQLNDSASTPPKPSFLGVNESPSSQVSSSSSSSSPSKSHNSPHGCQSAHEKGLKTRLPVGLKVLMKSPQLLRKSSTVPGKHEKDSLNEASKSSVAVNKSKPEDSKNPASMEITAGERNVTLLDSQAQGSLADGLPLETALQEPLESSIPGSDGRDGVDNRSMRRSLSSSKPHLKPALGMNGAKARSQSFSTHSGDKPSTPPMEGSGKVRTQIITNTAERGNSLTRQNSSTESSPNKAPSAPMLESLPSVGRPSGHPSSRQGSLGSSGSFSSQHGSPSKLPLRIPPKSEGLLIPPGKEDQQAFTQGECPSANVAVLGEPGSDHRRCPPPPTDCPEALQSPGRTQHLSTFETSSTSKLETSGRHPDASATATDAMSSEAPLSPTIEEKVMLCIQENVEKGQVQTKPTSVEAKQKPGPSFASWFGFRKSRLPALSSRKMDISKTKVEKKDAKVLGFGNRQLKSERKKEKKKPELQCETENELIKDTKSADNPDGGLQSKNNQRTPQDIYNQLKIEPRNRHSPVACSTKDTFMTELLNRVDKKAAPQTESGSSNASCRSVLKGSSQGSCLIGSSISTQGNHKKNMKIKADMEVPKDSLVKEANENLQEDEDDAVADSVFQSHIIESNCQMRTLDSGIGTFPLPDSGNRSTGRYLCQPDSPEDAEPLLPLQSALSAVSSMRAQTLEREVPSSTDHQRPADSAIVHSTSDPIMTARGMRPLQSRLPKPASSGKVSSQKQNEAEPRPQTCSSFGYAEDPMASQPLPDWGSEDAATGTQDKAPRMCTYSASGGSNSDSDPDYGDNGFGAGRGQLVKALKSAAPEIETT